One Calliopsis andreniformis isolate RMS-2024a chromosome 9, iyCalAndr_principal, whole genome shotgun sequence genomic window carries:
- the LOC143183441 gene encoding LOW QUALITY PROTEIN: uncharacterized protein LOC143183441 (The sequence of the model RefSeq protein was modified relative to this genomic sequence to represent the inferred CDS: deleted 5 bases in 3 codons), translating into TNRQKFAEAALTGYGGQVEGRKSGRNARRVVTAGRRPVDGTFPLSNRGSHLEASLPLGRGQCCGRGPLVTRYMPTKDMDAARVTLLSRLAFVTRTIDDMSHDGIRRRRTNYDSPWARICAGIDDEPRSFGVRVEMLYVRGWFL; encoded by the exons ACAAACAGGCAGAAGTTTGCCGAGGCAGCCTTGACAGGTTACGGTGGCCAGGTGGAAGGAAGGAAGAGCGGAAGGAATGCGCGACGAGTCGTGACCGCCGGAAGGCGTCCAGTCGACGGTACATTTCCGCTGTCCAAT CGAGGGAGCCACTTGGAGGCAAGTTTGCCCCTTGGTCGTGGACAATGCTGTGGGCGAGGGCCGCTCGTTACACGGTACATGCCCACGAAGGATATGGACGCGGCC CGCGTTACGCTCCTGTCGCGGTTGGCATTCGTGACACGCACCATCGATGACATGAGCCACGATGGGATCCGTCGTCGTCGG ACGAATTACGATTCTCCATGGGCGCGTATATGCGCCGGAATCGATGACGAACCCCGGTCCTTCGGTGTACGTGTCGAAATGCTTTACGTGCGTGGGTGGTTCTTATGA